One genomic segment of Cottoperca gobio chromosome 21, fCotGob3.1, whole genome shotgun sequence includes these proteins:
- the cnot9 gene encoding CCR4-NOT transcription complex subunit 9, with amino-acid sequence MLATGAAVTNVTALAQVDREKIYQWINELSSPETRENALLELSKKRESVPDLAPMLWHSCGTIAALLQEIVNIYPSINPPTLTAHQSNRVCNALALLQCVASHPETRSAFLAAHIPLFLYPFLHTVSKTRPFEYLRLTSLGVIGALVKTDEQEVINFLLTTEIIPLCLRIMESGSELSKTVATFILQKILLDDTGLAYICQTYERFSHVAMILGKMVLQLSKEPSARLLKHVVRCYLRLSDNLRAREALRQCLPDQLKDSTFAQVLKDDTTTKRWLAQLVKNLQEGQVTDARGIPLAPQ; translated from the exons ATGCTGGCGACGGGAGCT GCTGTAACTAACGTCACAGCCCTGGCCCAGGTAGACCGGGAGAAGATCTACCAATGGATCAATGAGTTGTCCAGTCCAGAGACCAGAGAAAATGCCTTGCTGGAGCTCAGCAAGAAACGCGAGTCTGTGCCAGACCTGGCACCAATGCTCTGGCACTCCTGTGGCACTATTGCTGCCCTGTTGCAG GAAATAGTgaacatctatccatctataaaCCCACCTACGCTTACAGCTCACCAGTCTAACAGAGTCTGCAATGCCCTGGCACTTCTGCAGTGTGTTGCCTCACACCCGGAGACACG GTCAGCTTTTCTTGCCGCTCACATCCCTCTTTTCCTTTACCCTTTTCTGCACACTGTGAGCAAAACACGTCCGTTTGAGTACCTGCGACTTACCAGCCTCGGAGTCATAG GTGCCTTGGTCAAAACAGATGAACAAGAAGTGATTAACTTCCTCCTCACCACTGAAATCATCCCGCTGTGTCTCCGCATCATGGAATCAGGGAGTGAGCTCTCCAAGACG GTTGCTACTTTCATACTGCAGAAGATCCTGTTGGATGACACAGGGCTGGCCTACATATGTCAGACGTATGAACGTTTCTCCCATGTGGCCATGATCCTT gGCAAAATGGTGCTCCAGCTTTCTAAAGAACCGTCAGCTCGCCTGCTGAAGCACGTTGTTCGCTGCTACCTTCGCCTCTCAGACAATCTCCG AGCCAGAGAAGCCCTGCGCCAGTGTCTGCCAGACCAGCTGAAAGACAGCACCTTTGCCCAGGTGTTGAAAGACGACACCACCACAAAGCGCTGGCTGGCACAGTTGGTGAAGAACCTGCAGGAGGGCCAAGTCACCGACGCCAGAGGCATCCCACTGGCTCCGCAGTGA